The following coding sequences are from one Bos indicus x Bos taurus breed Angus x Brahman F1 hybrid chromosome 5, Bos_hybrid_MaternalHap_v2.0, whole genome shotgun sequence window:
- the RDH5 gene encoding 11-cis retinol dehydrogenase isoform X2, translating to MWLPLLLGVLLWAALWLLRDRQCLPASDAFIFITGCDSGFGRLLALRLDQRGFRVLASCLTPSGAEDLQRVASSRLHTTLLDVTDPQSIRQAVKWVETHVGEAGLFGLVNNAGVAGIIGPTPWQTREDFQRVLNVNTLGPIGVTLALLPLLLQARGRVINITSVLGRLAANGGGYCVSKFGLEAFSDSLRRDVAPFGVRVSIVEPGFFRTPVTNLETLEDTLQACWARLPPATQALYGEAFLTKYLRVQQRIMNMICDPDLAKVSRCLEHALTARHPRTRYSPGWDAKLLWLPASYLPARLVDAVLAWVLPKPAQTVY from the exons ATGTGGCTGCCTCTGCTGCTGGGTGTCTTGCTCTGGGCAGCACTGTGGTTGCTCAGGGACCGGCAGTGCCTGCCAGCCAGCGATGCCTTTATCTTCATCACCGGCTGTGACTCGGGCTTTGGGCGGCTCCTTGCTCTGAGGCTGGACCAGAGAGGCTTCCGAGTACTGGCCAGCTGCCTGACACCCTCGGGGGCGGAGGACCTCCAGCGGGTCGCCTCCTCCCGCCTCCACACCACCCTGCTGGATGTCACAGATCCCCAGAGCATCCGGCAGGCAGTCAAGTGGGTGGAAACGCATGTTGGGGAAGCAG GGCTTTTTGGTCTGGTGAATAATGCTGGTGTGGCTGGCATCATTGGTCCCACCCCATGGCAGACGCGGGAGGACTTCCAGCGGGTGCTGAATGTGAACACGCTGGGTCCCATCGGGGTCACCCTCGCCctgctgcccctgctgctgcaGGCCCGGGGCCGAGTGATCAACATCACCAGTGTCCTTGGCCGTCTGGCAGCCAATGGAGGGGGCTACTGCGTCTCCAAGTTTGGCCTGGAGGCCTTCTCTGACAGCCTGAG GCGAGATGTGGCTCCTTTTGGGGTACGGGTCTCTATCGTGGAACCTGGCTTCTTCCGAACCCCTGTGACAAACCTGGAAACTTTGGAGGACACCCTGCAGGCCTGCTGGGCACGGCTGCCTCCAGCCACACAGGCCCTCTATGGGGAGGCCTTCCTCACCAAAT ACCTGAGAGTGCAGCAACGTATCATGAACATGATCTGTGATCCGGACCTGGCCAAGGTGAGCAGGTGCCTGGAGCATGCCCTAACTGCCCGTCACCCCAGAACCCGCTACAGCCCAGGCTGGGATGCCAAGCTGCTCTGGTTGCCAGCCTCCTACTTGCCAGCCAGGCTGGTGGATGCTGTGCTCGCCTGGGTCCTTCCCAAGCCTGCCCAGACAGTCTACTAA
- the BLOC1S1 gene encoding biogenesis of lysosome-related organelles complex 1 subunit 1: MLSRLLKEHQAKQNERKELQEKRRREAITAATCLTEALVDHLNVGVAQAYMNQRKLDHEVKTLQVQAAQFAKQTGQWIGMVENFNQALKEIGDVENWARSIELDMRTIATALEYVYKGQLQSAPS; the protein is encoded by the exons ATGCTGTCCCGCCTGCTGAAAGAACACCAGGCCAAGCAGAATGAACGCAAAGAGCTTCAGG AGAAGAGAAGGCGAGAGGCCATCACTGCAGCGACCTGCCTGACAGAAGCTTTGGTCGATCACCTCAATGTAGG TGTGGCCCAGGCCTACATGAACCAGAGGAAGCTTGACCATGAGGTGAAGACCCTGCAGGTCCAGGCAGCCCAGTTTGCCAAGCAGACAGGCCAGTGGATCGGGATGGTGGAGAACTTCAACCAGGCACTCAAG GAAATTGGGGATGTGGAGAACTGGGCTCGGAGCATCGAGCTGGACATGCGCACCATTGCCACCGCGCTGGAGTACGTCTACAAAGGGCAGCTGCAGTCGGCCCCCTCCTAG
- the RDH5 gene encoding 11-cis retinol dehydrogenase isoform X1 codes for MGVPHPSPEKGSGPHPKPPNPGLPFLAEEKQNREQAWSSSGSLPLHVLTASPSLVLSSVMSLDQVTWAPAMWLPLLLGVLLWAALWLLRDRQCLPASDAFIFITGCDSGFGRLLALRLDQRGFRVLASCLTPSGAEDLQRVASSRLHTTLLDVTDPQSIRQAVKWVETHVGEAGLFGLVNNAGVAGIIGPTPWQTREDFQRVLNVNTLGPIGVTLALLPLLLQARGRVINITSVLGRLAANGGGYCVSKFGLEAFSDSLRRDVAPFGVRVSIVEPGFFRTPVTNLETLEDTLQACWARLPPATQALYGEAFLTKYLRVQQRIMNMICDPDLAKVSRCLEHALTARHPRTRYSPGWDAKLLWLPASYLPARLVDAVLAWVLPKPAQTVY; via the exons ATGGGagttccccacccctccccagagaAGGGCAGTGGGCCCCATCCCAAgcctcccaacccaggacttCCATTTCTGGCAGAGgagaaacaaaacagagagcAGGCCTGGTCCAGCTCTGGCTCTCTGCCCCTCCACGTGCTCACGGCCTCTCCCAGCCTGGTGCTAAGCAGTGTCATGAGTCTGGACCAG GTCACCTGGGCTCCAGCCATGTGGCTGCCTCTGCTGCTGGGTGTCTTGCTCTGGGCAGCACTGTGGTTGCTCAGGGACCGGCAGTGCCTGCCAGCCAGCGATGCCTTTATCTTCATCACCGGCTGTGACTCGGGCTTTGGGCGGCTCCTTGCTCTGAGGCTGGACCAGAGAGGCTTCCGAGTACTGGCCAGCTGCCTGACACCCTCGGGGGCGGAGGACCTCCAGCGGGTCGCCTCCTCCCGCCTCCACACCACCCTGCTGGATGTCACAGATCCCCAGAGCATCCGGCAGGCAGTCAAGTGGGTGGAAACGCATGTTGGGGAAGCAG GGCTTTTTGGTCTGGTGAATAATGCTGGTGTGGCTGGCATCATTGGTCCCACCCCATGGCAGACGCGGGAGGACTTCCAGCGGGTGCTGAATGTGAACACGCTGGGTCCCATCGGGGTCACCCTCGCCctgctgcccctgctgctgcaGGCCCGGGGCCGAGTGATCAACATCACCAGTGTCCTTGGCCGTCTGGCAGCCAATGGAGGGGGCTACTGCGTCTCCAAGTTTGGCCTGGAGGCCTTCTCTGACAGCCTGAG GCGAGATGTGGCTCCTTTTGGGGTACGGGTCTCTATCGTGGAACCTGGCTTCTTCCGAACCCCTGTGACAAACCTGGAAACTTTGGAGGACACCCTGCAGGCCTGCTGGGCACGGCTGCCTCCAGCCACACAGGCCCTCTATGGGGAGGCCTTCCTCACCAAAT ACCTGAGAGTGCAGCAACGTATCATGAACATGATCTGTGATCCGGACCTGGCCAAGGTGAGCAGGTGCCTGGAGCATGCCCTAACTGCCCGTCACCCCAGAACCCGCTACAGCCCAGGCTGGGATGCCAAGCTGCTCTGGTTGCCAGCCTCCTACTTGCCAGCCAGGCTGGTGGATGCTGTGCTCGCCTGGGTCCTTCCCAAGCCTGCCCAGACAGTCTACTAA
- the CD63 gene encoding CD63 antigen gives MAVEGGMKCVKFLLYVLLLVFCACAVGLIAVGVGTHLVLNQTITHGATPSFLLPVVIIAVGAFLFLVAFVGCCGACKENYCLMITFAIFLSLIMLVEVAAAIAGYVFRDKVRSEFNKDFRQQMKNYPKDNQTASILDKMQKDFECCGAANYTDWEKILAVTNKVPDSCCVNITHNCGINFVVKDIHTEGCVEKIAAWLRKNVLVVAAAALGIAFVEILGIVLACCLVKSIRSGYEVM, from the exons ATGGCGGTGGAAGGAGGAATGAAATGTGTCAAGTTTCTGCTCTACGTTCTCCTGCTGGTCTTCTGC GCCTGTGCGGTGGGACTGATTGCTGTGGGCGTAGGGACCCACCTCGTCCTGAATCAGACTATCACCCATGGGGCCACCCCTAGTTTCCTGTTGCCTGTGGTCATCATCGCAGTGGGGGCCTTCCTCTTCCTGGTGGCCTTTGTGGGCTGCTGTGGAGCCTGCAAGGAGAACTACTGTCTTATGATCACA TTTGCCATCTTCTTGTCCCTTATCATGCTAGTTGAAGTGGCTGCAGCCATTGCTGGCTATGTGTTTAGAGACAAG GTGAGATCAGAATTTAATAAGGACTTCCGGCAGCAGATGAAGAATTATCCAAAAGACAACCAGACGGCATCGATCCTGGATAAGATGCAGAAAGAT TTTGAGTGCTGCGGGGCGGCTAACTacacagactgggagaagatCCTGGCCGTGACCAATAAAGTCCCTGACTCCTGCTGCGTCAATATCACTCATAACTGTGGGATTAATTTCGTTGTGAAGGACATCCATACTGAG GGCTGTGTGGAGAAGATTGCGGCCTGGCTGAGGAAGAATGTGCTGGTGGTGGCTGCGGCAGCCCTAGGCATTGCCTTTGTGGAG ATCCTGGGTATTGTCTTAGCATGCTGCCTTGTGAAGAGCATCCGAAGTGGCTATGAGGTGATGTAG